AAAAAATATTCAATCCAAAAGGCTGCCTTCTTGGTGACATCTAGATGGCGTGAGATATATCCAAAAATTTACTGTTTGCTAATAATCGTACCTTTAAGAGATTGTCTCAAAACAATATTGACCATTACAAATGTTACAATTATTAGAAGTTAGATGGATGAAAGACCTTCTATAGACAGACATGACTCATCATTGGCAAGGTGGAAACTGTGCTACTTGCCTATTTGATATATCAGTTTTAGAATATACTTGTAAGGAATCAATGAGATCCTTTAGGTAACAGTACCCACACCAGATGCACATCACACGCAGCTTTTATTCCTCATTTTGATAAGTGACAAGGTAACTTTCCTCCAAGTGAAAGGTACCAGCTGAAGgaaaaaaatttagagaatgGCATGTCCTTTAGGCTTGAAGAGTACGCGGCAATAGCAGTGATGTAAGACATCTAGCAAACCAAAAATACACCCTACTAGGAGTGTAAGCCTTAAATAGGACCTCAAAACCAAACAACATTTTTGCGGTGATTTCCATCAATTGTCGAAAATAACTAGATGTCCCCAAGTCGAATAACCTAAACTGTTGCATTGCAAAAACAAATCGCTGCCTAAGAGTTCACCGATTGCATTAGTCGAAGTTAAATCAAGTATCGCTCGGAAGTTATCCATGGTAAGCAGTACTGaccaaaattaaatgaatacttCATAATAAACAAACTTAAAGCTTCCAATTTCAAAAATGTAACTAATTAACACGTACCCAGAAGCATCATAGACGGTTCTTGAAATCCGCATCTTCTTCTTAGCGCCCTTATATAGGTCCTCCAAGCTACAAGGCAACGCATTCTCAATGGCAGCAGCCTTTTTCGCCTCTGCTCCATTGCCGAAATAATGAGTATTATTCCTAAAATAACCCCTACCATGATTATTCCCTCCTCCACCAGCTCCTCCTCCCCCGCCACCACCTCCACTCTCGGATCCAAACAACTCTTCGTATATATCCTCGGCGTCCCTAGGCTTGAACCTGAAGTTAGGATTAGGATGCTGCCTCTGATAATAATGCTTAGACGAAGACGCCGACGAAGAATAAGAAGTTGGTGGCGGCGGGAAAAGGCCGGATTTCAAGGCCTCTTCACCATACATATCGTAGATCTGCCGCTTCTGAGGGTCGCTGAGTACGTCGAAAGCTTCAGAAATCTGCTTGAATTTAGCCTCGGCTTCGACTCTCTTAGCGGAGGGGTTCTTATCTGGGTGCCATATCATGGCGAGGCGTTTATAGGCCTTCTTGAGATCATCGTCGCTGGCGTTCCTGTTAACTTTGAGTATATTGTAGTAGTCGACGCCCATTTCCTCTACGGTGGCCGGAGATTGTGGAGCGTTGATGGGAAACGTAAGAGCGGATCAGGGCGTCTTGAGACGCATGTAACAGTGGTGGAGGGAAATAAGCGGAAAGACAAAGACGTGTTAGATGTGGAATATCATGTGGGTCCCTTTCCACCACTAACGTCTAACGTGCCATAAATAACACTGGAAaacgtttaatttaatttattgctttaattaacataaaataaatctatgcttttttataaaaattgttatttaattagctaaaaaattaaaatttccttCCAAAtagatatttttcatttatttatttattatttaatattaatttattataataaaatgactctatttaaaaaaagtaaatatatatttatacacttctaatcaaaatttttatttattaaacggtttaattttaattttgattatattttataaaatattatttttaaacacagttcgattaatttattattttaaaaatgtatttaaaatatttttttaatttatatatttaaaatatgagcCCAAATGCTTTGTTCGACCTCTAGCCTCCTAAGCCACGGCATACCATAAAATTTGGCCCATGATTATTCTTGTCAGACGGAAGGTTGAAAGTTTTGCAAGCAGACAGTGGCAAATTCCACGTCTCatccaatattttattttagttcatTATCCCTTCAATATTGCTAAAttgaagtttaattttatttttataaaaataatatatcatattATTATATCTACCCTTAGTATGATTGACATGAATACAACTAAATAAACTCAacgatcaatttataaaaatataaaacattgCAATATGTTGATTTGAAATTGTCAATATACCAATTAGAATATGACGTTTGGTTAATTATTATATCGTTCAAATTCAATGAGTGCTTGCACGAAAAGCGATTTCATTTCTAGAACGGTTGAATTATCGGTGCTTGTGTCGTAATATTTAATTGAACCTAGACAAATCTTAGCCCCTGGTGTTAGGAGAATATATcataaatttaacataattttcAGCAAAATTACTTTGCAAAAACAAGCATGATGTAGCCTAAatctataataaaaatatattatttttgtaaatgtttaatttatttttataataaaataaattcacttTACTGATCACAAGTGAAAGGGCCACGGATATGGTCTGAAAAAATTGAGCGAGTGATCCAGTAGGCAAAAACAAAAGGTTATAAGGTGGGTATTGGACCGGATTGGCAATATCGGGCCGGCCCGAGTTGTGAATCTAAGCGAGTATAGAGAGTACGCGTTTTAAACGGATAGTGGAACTTACAAGAAGACAGGAGAACGTAGCAGACAAATTCAGCAAAAGAACTGGCCCCCCAGAATCACGGGATTctcttgtttatttatttatcttaaatatTAATGTAAGCTTGACTTGAGCAGCAAGAAATAATATttgactaattttttttaatagactccataatattaaaaatatatttttttaaaacttctgttattttattattatttttttacttttataagaTTTTCACTAAcccatttaaattaatttttttattgttattccagtttataatattagaaaccctttaattattatttgaaatttcactgttattttaattattagtataatttttaaaattcattagttaccattaattaaataattacttgCAAAAACAAACTCAAAACCATTTTTTATTATATCCATAAAAATGTtgacattaaaaaaattgagattTTGCAATTAAATGAGCCCATGAAGGACCAAAATTATTGCAAAACTTGAAGTAATAAATAAACTACTTGACagctctattttttattattttatttctctcataatttttatttattatatatatatatatattaaaaaaattatatattaatttaaaataattatcattattGAATATGGCCtgaattgataaattaaatttaaaaattacataatcCTGTTAAGAAATTTtgcaaaattatttactattttattgtataaaatattaaaattatttttatataaatttataaattattttatgtttgagatggtaatttatttattaatttattaataagccgtttatatattaaaaaataatttaattatagaatGATATAATTGAAAGATATTAGATATattgtataaaatttataattttaattatattttttagtttgagaaaataagtaataattaataaatatttttatcttgataaaaaattcactcatacttatttaaaataataatatttaaaaaaggttaaaaaaaaaaaaaaagggaaacgCTAAAAAGAATACCCTTAGTCTCGCCCGTATACCACCCTCCTTTAGTCCCTATTTGCTTGGAAGAAACCCACAAGAGTTGACGTTAGAGGAGAGCCGCCCCTCCCTGTCTCCCTCTTCTTCCCCGCCTCACCCCTAATAACTAAAATCTCTACTTTGTTTACCTCTATCTCAGCTCGTCGGAAGCTTATACATCAGCTCAGGTACTCCCAACCACCATTGAAATAGATATATTAAATTCTGTATATCAGTGCCATTTTTTACTGGGATTAAGCTTTTTAGTTTCTTCCGTTTGTAATCTTGTCACTTGTTTCAATTGTTATTTGGTTTGTgggtttttcttattttcccCATTTTTCTTTTGTGTTTGGCCTATATGGATGATTCAGAACATGGGTCTTTGTAATTTGCTCGTTCTTTATTTGGTGTGCTTGTTAGATACTATTTGTTGGTT
This Manihot esculenta cultivar AM560-2 chromosome 6, M.esculenta_v8, whole genome shotgun sequence DNA region includes the following protein-coding sequences:
- the LOC110618131 gene encoding dnaJ homolog subfamily B member 1 isoform X2, giving the protein MGVDYYNILKVNRNASDDDLKKAYKRLAMIWHPDKNPSAKRVEAEAKFKQISEAFDVLSDPQKRQIYDMYGEEALKSGLFPPPPTSYSSSASSSKHYYQRQHPNPNFRFKPRDAEDIYEELFGSESGGGGGGGGAGGGGNNHGRGYFRNNTHYFGNGAEAKKAAAIENALPCSLEDLYKGAKKKMRISRTVYDASGKIQTLEEILTIDIKPGWKKGTKITFPEKGNQEPGIIPADIIFVVDEKPHPIYKRDGNDLVVDEEITLLEALTDIVRPGAEVVVPNEGMPISREPGKKGNLRIQIDVRYPSRLTSEQKSELRRVLGGVS
- the LOC110618131 gene encoding dnaJ homolog subfamily B member 1 isoform X1; this translates as MGVDYYNILKVNRNASDDDLKKAYKRLAMIWHPDKNPSAKRVEAEAKFKQISEAFDVLSDPQKRQIYDMYGEEALKSGLFPPPPTSYSSSASSSKHYYQRQHPNPNFRFKPRDAEDIYEELFGSESGGGGGGGGAGGGGNNHGRGYFRNNTHYFGNGAEAKKAAAIENALPCSLEDLYKGAKKKMRISRTVYDASGKIQTLEEILTIDIKPGWKKGTKITFPEKGNQEPGIIPADIIFVVDEKPHPIYKRDGNDLVVDEEITLLEALTGKTLDLTTLDGRNLMIPLTDIVRPGAEVVVPNEGMPISREPGKKGNLRIQIDVRYPSRLTSEQKSELRRVLGGVS